The Natrinema sp. DC36 genome includes the window TCCGCCACCGCTACCACGACGTTCCGAACGTAGCGCATGCTCGTCGCGATGGCCATGATCCCGTCCATCAGTGCCTGCTGGGAGGCACCGTCGGGATAGATTCGGTACTCCACTTGCACCGTCTCCGCCTCGCGCAGCTGACAGGAGACGCCGTCCTCATCGAGGAACGTGTAGAACCCCGGCGTCGCCGCCAGCATCGGCCCGACGTACTCGAGCAACTCGCCGCGTCGCTGATCATCGCGAAGCAGGTTTCGGGCCCGCTCGGTATCGAATCCGCTCCGGCCGACGATCCGAACCGGGCCGAACTCGGTCTCCTTGACGACGTGGACCGGCAGCTGCGAGAGTTCGACCTGGAAGTTGAATTCAGTGTCCTCGTCGGTGTGGGGAGTCACGTTCCGGATGGCCGTGTCGTCCAGCCAGTGGCGGACCTGCGTTTCGCTGATGTGTCTCGTCATACAGGGCCGTCAGCGAGCAGCAGGATAAGGCTTCAGCGGGATATCGCCTGTTCCGTTCACCGGTTTCTGCCTCGAGCCGGAATCGGGCGAGTGAACCGAATCCGCGCTCTCAGTGCTTGTCCGGCATCGTCGAGTGCCGCGTCGTCTTGCGCATATCCGCCCGTTTGGACGGCGGCGGTGCCATCGTCGAGTGGCGGCTGTGGCCGCCCGACGCCGTTCTACGATTCTCATCGCCGCCGAGACCCGATCCCAGAAGTCCCTCGTCGTCCTTGTCAGCGTCCTCCTCGTCCGCCGCGTCATCGGCTGTCGCTTCGGCGTCGGCGTCGGTCGTCTCGTCGGTTTCGTCAGCCTCCTCAGTCTCGGCACTCGCCGACTCGAGTCGCTCCTTGAGTTGCTGGACATCGTCGCCGAACTGCTCGAACGAGGATTCCATCGACGATCGGAGGCGATCTCCGAGATCGTCAGCCGTCTCGTCCGCTTCCGATTCGGCCGCCTCATCCGCTTCCGATTCAGCCGCCTCGTCCGCTTCCGATTCGGCTGCCTCGTCCTCCGTAGTCGTCGACTCGTCGTCCGGCGTGTCCTCGTCGACGTTGCTCTCAGCTCCCTCCGCTTCTTCGGCATCGGATTCGGCCTGTTCGCTCATCGTCTCTTGGAGATCACCGACAGCCCCTTCAAAGCTGTCGTCGTCAGCCCGGTCGGCGAGTTTCGCGAGGTGGAGCAATCGCTGGAGGTCCTCGAGGTTTCCCTGCTCGCCGCGAGCGATAGCCGCCGGGATCGAATCCGGTTCGGAGCCGTCTTCGAGCGTGTCCAGTCCGACCGCTGCGAGCAGTTCGTCTGGGTCGGCCGACTCAAGGATGTCGCTCGCCTCCCGGGCGGTCTCGAGCAGATCCCGCTCGGCCGACTCGCGCTCATCGCTCGAGTCGTCCTCTCTCTCCGAATCACTGCCCGAAACGATCGATCCGCTGAACTCGTCGGCCTCGTTCAGTACCTCGTGCACTCGATCGTGAAGTTGTGTGTCGCTCATCTGTAACTTTCAGGTGGTACCGCCGTGTCGTGTGCGGTAGTCGGATCGGGAGCGACGGAGTGCAGTCGATCGTCTCGTCCCTGGTGGTCGTCACTCGGCTTCCGCTTCCCTTTCAGACTCTTCGTCCGAGTCCGAGTCCTCATTCGTGGTGGAATCCGACCCCCCATCCGTCACCGCCTCGATGATCTCGTCGGTCATCTCCTCCCGGCTGAGATTCGCCTTCACACCGACATCCTTCGCGACCGACTGCAGATCGCTGTAGGACATCACGCCGAGGAAGTCCTCGAGCGTATCCTTCCGGAGATCCTCGAGGTCCTCCGCGGACGGCTCGTCCTCGCCCGCTTCGGGCGGTTCGGCTTCGTCGGTCGATTCTTCGCTTTCCTCAGCCGTCTCGTCACCGTCGGCAGCCGATTCGTCAGCTTCGTCGCCCGTCTCTTCGCCGTCCTCGCTCCCTTCGCCGACCGTCTCTTTGGCTTTGCTGGCGGCTCCTTCGACCGATCCTTCGGCCGTATCGGCGGCCTCTTTGACTGACTCAGTGGTGCTCGTTTCGTCGCTTTCAGTGCTGTCGTCCTCCTGTGCGTCCGTTTCGTCCGTCCGCTCCTCGTCTTCGGATTCCGTCTGCTCCTCATCCTCGGATTCCGTCTGCTCCTCATCCTCGGATTCCGCCCGTTCCTCGCTCTCGGATTCGTCCTCGTCGGTCTCGTCGCTTCCGACGCCGTCGAGGAGTCCCTCGAGACTGCTGCCGTCGGTCACGCCCTTGGCCATCGACTCGAGCGAGTCGCGGCCCTCCACGTTCGCGACCGACTCACGGAGGGCGTCCTTGATCGCCGTCGAGAGCTCCGTTCGGATCTCGTCGAGTTCCTTTCCTTCCTCGACGCCCGCGGCGATCGTCTCGTGGATCTCCCGACCGATGGACGCGCCGAGTTCGCGCCCGAACCGTTCACCGAACTCGCGACCGACCGAAGCGCCGACTTCCCCGCCGTCGATATTGTCCTCGAGACTCCCGTCGCCCAGCATATCGGCGACATCGATCTGGTTGCTGACCTCATCGGCAACCATGCTCTTCAGTCCGCCGGACTCGTCACTCACGGCGACCACCTCGAGTCGGTTCGCGGAGCGGCTGCGTTCCCTGAATCACGGTCTTATTCCTCGGCTTCGGCCGTCTGCTCTGATTCGTCGTCCGCCGATTCCTCGTCCGCCGCGTCCGATTCGTCGTCGCCTTGCGCCTCGCTCTCGTCTGCGTCGTCCTCGGATTCGTTCTCGCCGCTCTCGTCGCCACTCTTGGCGTCGGTCTCATCTGCACCCTCTTCGTCCGCGTCGTCTTCTTTGGCGGACTCGTCGTCGTCTTCGGCGCTTTCGTCAGCAGACTCGTCGTCTGCTTCATCATCTTCCTCGCCATCCTCGGCACTGCCTTCGTCGGACTCCTCGTCCGTCTCATCCTCCTCGTCGGAGCTGAGGAGTTCGTCGACGACCATGTTCCCGATCGTCCGCCCGAGGGATTCGCCGATCGCCCGGCCGAGGATCGCGCCGATCTGTCCGCCCAGCGCCTCTCCGAGCGGTTTGTCCCCGTCGATCTCGTCTTCCCACTCGGTTCCCTCGACCAGTTCGTCGACGTCGATGTTCTCGGTGATCTTCTCGGTATCGACCCGCTGTGTGAGTGACTCGTCGCTCATTATGCTGCCTCCGCCTGTGACGGCTCCGCCTGTCCGCCGCTCTCTTCGTCCTGATCCGGCTCGAGTTGCTCGAGCAACTGTTCGAGCACAGCGCTAACAATCGCCGAGACGATCTCCTCGGTGGGGAGGCTCGGAGCGAGTCCGGATAGTTTCTCTCTCACCCAGGTCGCGGCTCCCATGACCCCGTTCTTCAGACGCCGTACCGCCGACGAAAGCGGACCGGAGGACTCGTCTTCGCTTTCGGACGCCTCTTCTTCCTCGGCGTCCGACTCACTCGCTTCCTCGTCCCCGCCGAAGAGCCCCGTGAGCTTTTCGACGGGCTTGTTCAGCAGGTTTTTGACGAACTCGATCGGCTTGCTCAACAGCGACTTCGCCTTGTCGATCATCGCGCCGGGGCCGTCCAGCAGCCCCGACACCGCCGACAGCAGATTCCCCAGCAGGTTGTTCTCACCCGGTCGCGCCGAGACGTCCAGCGTCATCGGATCCAGATTGACCTCGAGTCCGAGCAGATCGAGGAACACCCCGTCGAGGTCGAGGTGGACGACGCCCGACGCGTCGTCGCTCTGGTAGACCTCGTCGGTACCCTGGACATGGGACTCGTCTTCCTCCGCCTCGTCCTCGGCTTCTTCCGCGTCTTCTGACTCCGTCTCCGAACCTTCGCCTTCGGCCCCTTCTTCACCGTCGCCCTCCGCTTCGGGGTCTGCCTCGCTCGAGTCGTCGTCTTGCTCGGCGTCGGACTCCTCCATCTCCGCTTGCCCACCGTCAGTCAGCACTCGGCGTGGCGATCCTGCCGTCGATTCGGCTTCGTCGGGACGGCTCGAGGCCTGTTCGGTTCCGTCGGGAGCCGAACGTTCCTCGGTGCCGTCGGATGCGAAATCCTCGGTCATTATACGGAAACACAGACGAGAGAGAGCGTTGTGGCGGTTGGCCTTGCGTATGCGACTACCCCGACGTACTGCGGCAGAAAATCCTGCTGACGGCCGAATCGATCGACCGCGTTACTCGAGCGAGCCGACGCGAAGTGCGTACTCGCCGCGCGTCTCGCCCTCGTCGTGGTACTCGACCGGCTCCTCGACGGCTGCGACCGTTCCGCTATCGACGGCCGCCGCCGTCGCGATTCCGTCGAGGCGCTCGCAACCGCCCGCGCCGGACTCGAGATCGAACCAGCGAACGGCGTGGGTATCCGGATCGCGGACGCGGAAGTTCTGTGCACAGGGGGCGACCAGTCGCCCATCGTCGGCAGCGAGCCCGTGAACGAAGCCGCGGACCTCGTCGTCCCAGACGAGGTCCCCGTCGGCGTCGAACGCGGCGACGCGGTGTTCGTTCGGGTGGCGACTCTCGGTCTCGCGGCTCTCGATCGCGTACGTGTTGCCGGTCACGAACGCCACTCGGCCGTCGTTCGCGTACGCGTGATTCGGATACGCGTACAGCGTCTCCCCGTCGATCTCGGTCTCGACGGCGAGGTCGACGTGCCACCGCTCGGCACCGCCGGGACCCAGCAGGTAGCCGCGTTTGTCGCCGTGACTCGAGACGGCGACCGACTCCCCATCGAAAGAAACGTCGCCGACGCGCCGGTCGCCGTCCGTTCCGGGGTCCCAGGTCCACCCGAGGTCGCCCGATTCGGTCTCGAGGACTACCAGCCCGGTGTCGTGGTCGCCCATACAGCGGTTGTAGCCGACTGCGAGCCGTTCGCCCGCCGCATCGAGATCGAGTGCGATCGGCGAGGCGTCGGTCTCGTACGTCCAGCGGACCGAGCCGTCGGCGTCGAACGCGTAGACAGTGCTGTGCCACCGTCGAGTTTCGCCGTCGCGCTCGTAGCGTCGTGCGGCCGCGTAGAGCCGATCGTTGCCGTCAGCGTCGGTTCCAGTCTCGAGCGCGACCACGTAGGGCAAGTAGAAGACGGTGTCCTTGACCGCCTCGCCGACGTCGTCAGCGGTGTCGTACCGCCAGCGCCGGTCGCCGGTCTCCCCGTCGTAGGCTGCGATCGTCCCCGTTTCGCCGCGGCCGGCGACGACGATCGTGTCCACACTCTCATCGACACCGCCCTCGAGGGACGCGATCCCGACCGCGTGGTCCGGATGATCGGCCGTCCACCGCGCCTCGAGCGTGTCGGCGTCGCGGGCGGTGACGGTTCCGTCCCACGTCCCCGTGACGACGAGGTCTCCGTCCTCCGCAACGTGGACCGCGGATCGAGTCCACATGTGGCGGCTGCGGGCCGTCTCGATCTCGCCGAGCGGGACCGACCGAAACTCGAGGGATCGTTCCCGTTCGGTATCGGCAGTTTCGCTCATCGTCACTCCTCGACCGGGAACGTCTCGTGGAGGGTATCGTGGGCGTCGCCCAGCCCGTCCACGATGCTCTCTCCCTGCGCGCTCAGCCGCTGGACCGCCCGCTCGGCGTCCCGGACCGCCAGCAGTCGTCCGCGCGTGTAGTCGTATTCGGGGTCGTCGCTGTCCATCGATGCAACCTCTTCCTCGAGGTCGACCAGCGCCGCGTCGAGGTGGCGTTCGATCTCCGCGAGGCTGTCGGCCTCCGCGAGACCCTGGATGGGGCCCTCGAGGTGGCCCTCGAGTTCTTTCTCCGCGTGATCGCGGGCACTGTCGTCCCCGACGCCGAGGACGGTCATCAGTCCGAGTCGTAGCGCTTCGATTTCGTAGCAGCTCATGGGTTGAATATCTGAATTGTCGATTTCGCGTCGTTCGGTTCGATTACAGCGTCTGATCGACGAGATCGCTGACGATGCGATCCCGATCGAGGTGGTCGCCGACGATCCGTTCGGCGTCGTCGTCTTCGACGCCGCCGTACCAGATTCCGTCCGGATACACCGCGACCATCGGCCCGTCGCCGCAGCGTCCGAGACACGAGGAGCGGGTGATACGGGCGTCACAGTGCGCGGAATCCCGCACCTCCTGGCGCAGGCGCTCGAGGACCGCCGGCGCCCCCATCTTCGCACAGGTCTGGTTGGTACAGACCGCGACGTGCTTTTCCGGCGCGTCGTGACTGTGCGGTTCGTCGTCGACGTCCTCGCGGTCGGCGTGGGCCTCCTGATGTGCCAGCGCGCGCAGCATGGCTCGAGCCCCGCCGACGTCCTCCTCGTAGCCCTCGAGGTCGACTTTGTACTTGCACGTGTCACAGGACATCTCGACGCTCCCCGACCTCGCTTCCTGCCAGCGATCGGCGAAGACATCCAGCAGCCGGGAGTCGGTTCCGAGCGGGTCGCCGGCCAGCGCATCGACGTAAGGATAGTCCTCGTCGAACTCCGCTGTCCAGTCGCGAACGCGCTGAGTGAGGACGCCGTCGCCGAGCATGTACGGCAGGACGACGACCGCGTCTGGCCGGTGCTTCGAGAGTCCGTGGAGGCTCTCTTCGAGCGTCGGCTCGGTGACGCCGATAAAGGAGGCCTCGACGCGGTCGAACTCGCGGCCCTCGTAGAGCAGCCGGGCAAGCTTGTGGACGTCGCCGTTGGCGTCCGGATCGCTCGATCCGCGGCCGCAGACGACGACCGCGACGTCGTCCGCCTCGCGGTCGACGCCCAGTTCGCGTTCCACGGCCGCGGCGCGGTCGTCCAGCAGATCCAAAATCGCCGGATGGACACCCAGATGCGCGCCATTGGCAATTTCGAGGTCGCGCTCGGCCCGGGCCTGTTCGATCGCCAGGGGAACGTCGTTCTTGACGTGGCTCGCGGCGAACAGCGAGCAGTGGACGACGGTAACCTGCGACGCGACGGGCTCGAGCCCCGCGAAGGCCTCGTCGATCGCCGGCTCCGCGAGTTCGAGGAACGCGGCGTCGACCGGGATCCCCAGCCGGGACTCGAGGTCGGCGGCCAGTTCGCGGACCTGTTCGTTGGACTTCTCGCGTCGGGAGCCGTGACCGACCAGCAGGACGGCCTCGTCGTCGAAGCCGGCTGTCGGTGCGGGCGTGATCTCGTCGGGTGTGCTCATCGATTGTCGGTGTACTACGTCTCGTCGCCGTCGTAAGCTGACGCCTGCTCGAGGCTCCGCTCGAGTTTGCGGCGGCGACTCGGCGCGAACAGTCCGGTTTCCTCGCAGTTCTCGTAGAGCCACGTGCCGAAGTCGGGGGCGGCATCGTCGTCGACGCCGAACCAGTAGCCGCCCGACGAGGTCTCCGAGAGGTCGCCCATCGGCGCGGTAACCGGACACGCCGCGATCAGCTCTCGCGCGAGCTCGAGCAACTCCTCGTCATCGTGGACGAACGAGATGCCGACGGTGCCGCTCGAGGACTTGAAGCAGATCGTGCCACAGCCCTCGAGCAGCCCGCGGAGCAGTTCCCGATCGTAGCTCGCGAAGGCCCCGAAGCGGTAGTTGCCGCGGCCGTCGACGGGGAGGCCGAGCGCGCCGCTGCGCCCGAGCAGGCCGGCTCCCTCAGTGTCGGCTCCCTCTCCCCCGTCACCGCCGATCGAGAGCGTGTACTCGTCCTCGGTTCGCGTAATGGACGTGTCGTGGGCGTAGTCGCGGGTGGTCGTGTCGTGCTCGAGGTCGCCGCCCGCGATCGCGGCGAGCACTTGCGCGGACGCCTCGTCGTTGGTGACGACCTCGATGCCGGCGTCCGAGACATCGCCGCTCCCGGCGACGTGGCCCCAGAAGTACGCCGTCGCGGCGTGACCCGCGAGCGGATCCGACGGAACCTCGATCTCGGTCGCGGATTCCGTGTCGCTCATTCGCCCACCTCCTCGACGATGATCGCGTCCGTCGGGCACGCCGCGGCGGCCTGCTGGGCCTCGTCGATGCGGTCGTCGTCGAACGTCGCGACGACGCGCTCGTCGGTGTCGGTGACCTCGCCTTCGCAGTCGTAGACCGGATCCGCGCCGGGATCGATCGTCGCGAGGCCGTCCTCGCCCTCGACGAATCGCGGGTCGCGGGTCAGGCAGGCGAAGATGCCGTCGCAGGCGTCCTTCTCGATAGTAACTTCGTATCGTGACATTGGTGAATTGCGTCTGAGTCGGATTTCAATCGAAGCGCTCAGTAGTCGTACTTCGTCTCGTAGCCGCGCGGCGTGACCATCCGGTCGTCCCAGACGTAGGTGTCCTCGTTGCCGACGACGATCGTCGTGGTCATGTCGATGATCTCGCTCTCGCCGAGCTCCTCGAGTTCCCCGAGTTCGGTGATCATCACCTGTTCGTCGTCGCGGCCGGCACCGTGGACGATGCCGACGGGCGTGTCCTCGTCGCGGTGGGCCATGAGGATCTCGCAGCACTTCTCGAAGTTCTCCCGGCGCTTGCGGCTCCAGGGGTTGTAGATCGTGATCGTAAAGCTCTCCTTGGCCGCGGAGTGGAGCCGCGACTCGATTTCCGGCATCGGGACGAGGTGGTCCGACAGCGAGATCGAGACGGTGTCGTTGACCAGTGGCGCGCCCAGCCGGGCCGCACAGGACTGGGCCGCCGGGACGCCCGGCACGGCTTCGAAGTCGACCATCGACGCCGTCGCGCCCTTGGACTCGAGGATCTCGAGTGCGAGCCCACCGAGCGCGTAGACGTTGGGGTCGCCGCTGCCAACGATGGCGACGTCGTGGCCCGCGAGCGCGCGGTCGATCGCCTCTTCGGTGCGGGAGACTTCGCCGCACATCGGCGTGTCGTACAGCTCGTCGGCCTCCTCCGTGATCTCGTCCGGGATGAGGTCGATGTAGGTCGTGTAGCCGACGATGTGGTCCGCCTCGAGCAGCGCCGTCTTCGCGCGGTCGGTCATCCCCTCCGGGTGGCCGGGACCGAGGCCGACGGCGCTCAGTTTGCCGGGCTCGGCGTCGAAGTCGTCGACCGTGGAGCCGACCTCTTTCTCGTTCGAACTGTCGTCGTCGGAGCTCGAGGCCCCGCAGCTACTCGAGGACGAGGAACCGGAACTCGAGGACGCTCCGCACGTGGAGTCGCTCGAGTCGTCGGTACTGCTCGAGGCACCGCACTTCGAACTCGAGCTATCGGTGCTCGCCTCGCTGGTGGTGCTCTCCGTGCTCGAGGCACCGCAGTTGGAAGTCGATTCGTCGTCGGCGTCCGCGTTTGTGTCAGTACTCATCGTTGTGCTGTGTGGTGAGTTAGAAGTCGTCGACGTCACGCCCGCCGCGCGGGGTGACGAGGTACGTTCGGTCGTCGTTGCGCCAGGTTTCGGTCTCGTGGTTGCCGATGATCAGCGAGGTCCCCATCCCCGACACCTTGTCGTCGTGGTCGGCGGCCTCGCCGAGGGTGGTGATGAACTGGCTCTCGCCGTTCCGGCCGGCGTCTTCCCGGCCGGCGTCGTTGACGATTGCCACGGCGGCGTCGTCGGTCCGCTCCTCGCGGACGATCTCGACGGCCTGCTCGTAGTTGCGCCAGCAGTTGTAGAGGACGATCACGAAGCCCGAAATCGCGGCCGCCCGGAGCTTCTCCTCGATCTCGTCCCAGCCGCGCCACTTGTCCGACAGCGAGACCGTACAGAAGTCGTTGCACAGCGGCGCGCCGACGTTCGCCGATCCACCGAGCGCCGCGGTGAGGCCGGGGACGATCTCGATCGGAATGTCGGTCGCGTCGTCCTCTTTCGCCATCGTGAAGACGAGGTCGGACTTGCCGTAGACCGACGGATCGCCGCCGGAGACGTGGGCCACGTCCTTCCCCTCTCGGACGTGGTCGAACGCCGCTCGAGCGAGTTCGATCTGGCGGCCCATCGTCGAGCGGATGATCTCCTGTTCGAAACCGTCGTCTCGGATCGCGATGCCGTCTTCGTCCGTTCGCTCCTCCGGCAGCAGCGTCCCGTCGTCGCGTAGAAACTCCTGGTAGAGGCTCGAGGCGATGACGACCTCCGAGGACTCGATGACCTCCTTGGCCCGCTTGGTCATGTGGTCCGGTAGGCCGGGGCCGATGCCGACGACGTAGAGGGTCCCGTGATCGTCGGGGGTACCGCCGGCCGTCGCATCCGCGGATCCACTCTCGGTCCCGCTCATCGACCGATCGCCACCGTAACCTCGTTTTCGTAGCCGATCTTCTCGAGGACGAGTTCCTGTTCAGCACCGCCGGCGATCGCGCTCGCCTCGGAAACGCCGGGCCAGCCGATCAGCTCCTTCGACTTCGAGGGCGTGGGACCCTCGTGCTCGAGCAGGGTCTCCTTGTCGAAGGCGACCACGCCGAGGTCGAGTTCCTGCGCGGCCTCGAGCAGCCCCTCCTCGTCTTCCTTCCGAGTCGCGGTCCCGACGAACTCCACGTCGTCGAAGTCGTAGTCGGTCCGCTCGAGGGCTTCCTCCCACGCGGTGATGAACGACTCCTTGCTCGCTCCCGAAACGCTGCCGGTGCCGATGACGCAGCCGTCGTCCGTGTTGCGCTTGAGCACCGTTACGTCGTCGCCGACGAGGACGGCCTTCGGGCCCTCGAGTCGGGCAACGGGACCGAGGTTCTCGTCGAGGACGGCGAGATTCGTCTTCACGGTCGAGTCGCCGTTGACGACGTGGGTGTCCATCGCCTTCGCGCGGGACTCGACGCCCTGCTTGCCGGCCGCCTCCGAGGCGGTGGTCATCGCCGGAACCGCGCCCATCGTCGCCAGGTCCTGTGCGACCTGGTTCGCACCGTGGTGGCCGCCCGTGATCGGGATGGCCCACGTTAGCTCCTCGTCGACGACGCAGATCGCGGGGTCCTCCCACTTGTCGTCGAGCAGGTGGGCCGTCTTCCGCATCGCGATCCCGGAGGCCATCAGGCCGATGAAGCAGTCGTACTCGCCCCAGTGCTCCTCGAAGACGTCGCCGTGGTACTCGATGATGTCGATCGCCTCGTAGCGATCGCCGAGCTCGGCTTTGATCTCCTCGGCGGTATCCATCTTCCGGCCGAAGGAGATGATCGCGATCTCCTCTGCGACCTCGCCGTCCGAATCCGCCGTCGAACAGTGGCCGCCGCCGGAATCCGATCCCGAATCGTCCGTCGTGTCTGCGTTCTCAGTTCCTGAACTCATTGTGTAACCTCTATCGTAGCAAACTTCTCTTGTCCACGTACCTCCAGCCCGCTCGGTCCACCGCCCGGGTGGGACTGAAAGGGGCTGGCGCGCTCGGCGAGCGAGGCGACGCAAGCACTGGAACGAACGGAGTGAGTGAAGGGCGTGGCTCGAGAGAGCGAAGCTCTCTCGTCATCACGAAAGGCGCGCAGCGCCTTTCGAACGACAGCGAGTCGCAGCCGTCGAGCGCGCCAAGGGCTTTCGCCGTATTCGCGGTCGCAATTCCAGCGCATCTCAGTCATCACTCGCCTCCGTCTCGCCGGACTCTCCCGACGATCCTCGATTGGCCCAGTCGCCGTAGAGGAACGAGCGCTCGTAGCC containing:
- a CDS encoding PQQ-binding-like beta-propeller repeat protein, which translates into the protein MSETADTERERSLEFRSVPLGEIETARSRHMWTRSAVHVAEDGDLVVTGTWDGTVTARDADTLEARWTADHPDHAVGIASLEGGVDESVDTIVVAGRGETGTIAAYDGETGDRRWRYDTADDVGEAVKDTVFYLPYVVALETGTDADGNDRLYAAARRYERDGETRRWHSTVYAFDADGSVRWTYETDASPIALDLDAAGERLAVGYNRCMGDHDTGLVVLETESGDLGWTWDPGTDGDRRVGDVSFDGESVAVSSHGDKRGYLLGPGGAERWHVDLAVETEIDGETLYAYPNHAYANDGRVAFVTGNTYAIESRETESRHPNEHRVAAFDADGDLVWDDEVRGFVHGLAADDGRLVAPCAQNFRVRDPDTHAVRWFDLESGAGGCERLDGIATAAAVDSGTVAAVEEPVEYHDEGETRGEYALRVGSLE
- a CDS encoding DNA polymerase V family protein, with product MSDESLTQRVDTEKITENIDVDELVEGTEWEDEIDGDKPLGEALGGQIGAILGRAIGESLGRTIGNMVVDELLSSDEEDETDEESDEGSAEDGEEDDEADDESADESAEDDDESAKEDDADEEGADETDAKSGDESGENESEDDADESEAQGDDESDAADEESADDESEQTAEAEE
- a CDS encoding SAM-dependent methyltransferase — protein: MSGTESGSADATAGGTPDDHGTLYVVGIGPGLPDHMTKRAKEVIESSEVVIASSLYQEFLRDDGTLLPEERTDEDGIAIRDDGFEQEIIRSTMGRQIELARAAFDHVREGKDVAHVSGGDPSVYGKSDLVFTMAKEDDATDIPIEIVPGLTAALGGSANVGAPLCNDFCTVSLSDKWRGWDEIEEKLRAAAISGFVIVLYNCWRNYEQAVEIVREERTDDAAVAIVNDAGREDAGRNGESQFITTLGEAADHDDKVSGMGTSLIIGNHETETWRNDDRTYLVTPRGGRDVDDF
- the cobJ gene encoding precorrin-3B C(17)-methyltransferase gives rise to the protein MSTDTNADADDESTSNCGASSTESTTSEASTDSSSSKCGASSSTDDSSDSTCGASSSSGSSSSSSCGASSSDDDSSNEKEVGSTVDDFDAEPGKLSAVGLGPGHPEGMTDRAKTALLEADHIVGYTTYIDLIPDEITEEADELYDTPMCGEVSRTEEAIDRALAGHDVAIVGSGDPNVYALGGLALEILESKGATASMVDFEAVPGVPAAQSCAARLGAPLVNDTVSISLSDHLVPMPEIESRLHSAAKESFTITIYNPWSRKRRENFEKCCEILMAHRDEDTPVGIVHGAGRDDEQVMITELGELEELGESEIIDMTTTIVVGNEDTYVWDDRMVTPRGYETKYDY
- a CDS encoding DUF3209 family protein, which translates into the protein MSCYEIEALRLGLMTVLGVGDDSARDHAEKELEGHLEGPIQGLAEADSLAEIERHLDAALVDLEEEVASMDSDDPEYDYTRGRLLAVRDAERAVQRLSAQGESIVDGLGDAHDTLHETFPVEE
- the cbiG gene encoding cobalt-precorrin 5A hydrolase translates to MSSGTENADTTDDSGSDSGGGHCSTADSDGEVAEEIAIISFGRKMDTAEEIKAELGDRYEAIDIIEYHGDVFEEHWGEYDCFIGLMASGIAMRKTAHLLDDKWEDPAICVVDEELTWAIPITGGHHGANQVAQDLATMGAVPAMTTASEAAGKQGVESRAKAMDTHVVNGDSTVKTNLAVLDENLGPVARLEGPKAVLVGDDVTVLKRNTDDGCVIGTGSVSGASKESFITAWEEALERTDYDFDDVEFVGTATRKEDEEGLLEAAQELDLGVVAFDKETLLEHEGPTPSKSKELIGWPGVSEASAIAGGAEQELVLEKIGYENEVTVAIGR
- a CDS encoding cobalamin biosynthesis protein translates to MSDTESATEIEVPSDPLAGHAATAYFWGHVAGSGDVSDAGIEVVTNDEASAQVLAAIAGGDLEHDTTTRDYAHDTSITRTEDEYTLSIGGDGGEGADTEGAGLLGRSGALGLPVDGRGNYRFGAFASYDRELLRGLLEGCGTICFKSSSGTVGISFVHDDEELLELARELIAACPVTAPMGDLSETSSGGYWFGVDDDAAPDFGTWLYENCEETGLFAPSRRRKLERSLEQASAYDGDET
- a CDS encoding CbiX/SirB N-terminal domain-containing protein, whose amino-acid sequence is MSTPDEITPAPTAGFDDEAVLLVGHGSRREKSNEQVRELAADLESRLGIPVDAAFLELAEPAIDEAFAGLEPVASQVTVVHCSLFAASHVKNDVPLAIEQARAERDLEIANGAHLGVHPAILDLLDDRAAAVERELGVDREADDVAVVVCGRGSSDPDANGDVHKLARLLYEGREFDRVEASFIGVTEPTLEESLHGLSKHRPDAVVVLPYMLGDGVLTQRVRDWTAEFDEDYPYVDALAGDPLGTDSRLLDVFADRWQEARSGSVEMSCDTCKYKVDLEGYEEDVGGARAMLRALAHQEAHADREDVDDEPHSHDAPEKHVAVCTNQTCAKMGAPAVLERLRQEVRDSAHCDARITRSSCLGRCGDGPMVAVYPDGIWYGGVEDDDAERIVGDHLDRDRIVSDLVDQTL
- a CDS encoding ferredoxin — encoded protein: MSRYEVTIEKDACDGIFACLTRDPRFVEGEDGLATIDPGADPVYDCEGEVTDTDERVVATFDDDRIDEAQQAAAACPTDAIIVEEVGE